From the genome of Candidatus Methylacidiphilales bacterium:
TTCACGGATGCGAGTTTCATCGCTAATACGGATTTCCCCCCTTTTGTGTTCTAGAGGGACATTAAAATCGACTCGGACAAGGACGAGTTTTCCTTGCAAATTAAGATCTCGAAGGGTGATTTTAGCCATGTGGGAACTATTCAAGCCTTGTTTAAAATATGCCGTATCAGATCTACACAGCGATTGGAGTAACCCCATTCGTTATCATACCAACTGATAAGTTTGAAAAATCGCGAATTTAATTCAATCCCGCTACCTGCATCAAATATGCTCGAATGCGTATCGTGAATAAAATCCGTCGAAACAACCTCATCCTCGGTGTAAGCAAGGATACCTTTCAGATATGTCTCACTAGCACGTTTCATGGCTGCGCAGATCTCTTTGTATGAAGTCTCACGGGTTGTCTTCACAGTCAAATCAACCACTGAGACTGTAGGAGTCGGCACACGAAAAGCCATTCCCGTTAGCTTGCCCTTAACTTCGGGACAAACCAGGCCGACAGCCTTTGCTGCTCCAGTGGTCGAGGGAATGATATTTATGGCTGCTGTGCGACCGCCCTTCCAGTCTTTCTTTGAAGGACCGTCTACCGTCTTTTGCGTGGCGGTGTAACTATGGACAGTCGTCATAAGGCCTTCATCTATTCCGAAACCTTCTTTCAACAGGACATGGACCATCGGGGCAAGGCAGTTCGTTGTGCACGACGCATTTGAAATAATATGATGCTTCGAAGGGTCATACTTTTCGTGATTGACTCCCATCACAATTGTGATGTCCTCCCCTTTCGCTGGCGCAGAAATAATCACCTTCTTTGCACCCGCTGTGATATGACCTTTGGCTTTCTCAGCATCCGTGAATAATCCTGTAGATTCAACCACTAATTCCACACCTAGCTCTTTCCAAGGTAAAGCTGAAGGCCCCTCTTTGATAGCTAAACAGCGAATCTTATGACCGTTGACCACCAAAATATCATCCTCAGCAGCGGAAGCCGATGATTTCTCGCTGCTCACCGAGCCTTGAAACTTTCCTTGTGTCGAATCGTATTTTAATAAATATGCAAGATTATCCGCAGGCACAAGGTCATTGACCGCTACCACGTCCAACGTTTTGCCCAATAACCCCTGCTCGACTATTGCTCTGAAAACTAGCCGACCAATACGGCCGAAACCATTGATAGCAATTTTCATCATAACTTCAGTTTCTATCCTTGTTTAGTTCTTTTTACTTTTGGAAATGAGCCCCGCTTTCTTTTCAGCTAACGCTGCTTGAGCCGCTGCCAGTCTGGCCACCGGGACTCGGTATGGAGAGCAGCTCACATAACTCAAACCCAAGCGATGACAGAATTTAACGCTCGATGGATCTCCACCATGCTCGCCACAAATGCCAAGCTTGATATCGGGGCGTGTTTTACGGCCGTTCTCCACTGCTAGACGCATAAGTTCACCAACGCCCGCTTCATCTATACTGGCAAACGGATTCTGTTTCACAATCTCTGCCTCAATATAATATGGCAAGAACGAACCAGAATCATCTCGACTCATGCCTAAAGTTGTCTGAGTAAGATCATTCGTGCCGAAGCTGAAAAATTCCGCAGTCTTTGCGATTTGATCAGCCACGACACAAGCTCGCGGGATTTCGATCATCGTCCCAACTTGATAAGACAACTTCACGCCTTTGTTTTCTTCCTGAACCACTCGAGCCACGTTGTGAACAATCTCAACTTGCAGCTCAAGCTCCTTCGGGAAGCCCACCAGCGGGATCATAATTTCGGGTTTAACCCTAATCCCTTCCTTTTGGACTTGGATAGCGGCTTCAAATATAGCCCGAGCTTGCATCGCTGTAATCTCAGGATAGACGATACCAAGCCGGCATCCACGATGCCCCAGCATTGGGTTAAACTCATGCAGCTCAGCCACGCGCTTCATGATCACCTCAACATCCATCCCGATCTTCTTAGAAAGGTCGAGCTGCTGCTCCTTAGTATGGGGAAGAAATTCATGCAAAGGTGGATCGATCAAGCGTATTGTTGCAGGGCGTCCTTGCAGAGCGCGGAAAATCCCCACAAAGTCGTTTCGCTGAAGCGGAAGGAGCTTGGCCAATGCCGCTTCGCGTGCGGATTTATCTGTAGCAAGGATCATCTCGCGCATGGCATCAATCCGGTCCCCTTCGAAAAACATATGTTCAGTGCGGCAAAGCCCGATGCCTTCAGCGCCAAATGCAACGGCTATTTCTGCCTGATCAGGTTGATCTGCATTCGTGCGAATTCCGAGGCGGCGATGCTTATCCGCCCACTTCATGATTTGATCAAAGTAGCGGTAAATAAGGCTCTCTTTAGGCGAAAGACTTTTATCAATCAACACCTGCACAATCTCAGACGGAGCTGTCTTGACTTCACCAGAAAACACCTCTCCCGTCGTCCCATCAATCGAAATATAATCGCCTTTATGAAAGACTAGATCGCCCACAGAAAGTGTCTGTTTGTCATAATCTATCCGCAAACTACCACATCCGCAGACGCAGACTTTACCCATCTGACGCGCAACAAGTGCAGCATGTGAACTCACGCCTCCGCGAGCAGTCAATATCCCCTCTGCGGCCAACATTCCGCGGATGTCCTCAGGCGAAGTCTCTACGCGCACCAGTAAGACCTTCTCGCCGCGTTGGTGGGCAGCTTCTGCCTCTGAGGCATTGAAATAAATTCTCCCAGACGCAGCGCCAGGGCCGGCCGGCAGACCCGTTGCAATCAACGTCGCTTTCCTGCGTGCCTCACGGTCAAAGACTGGTGCTAAAAGTTGAGTTAATGAATCTGCAGGAATGCGCTCTATTGCCTCATCGGGGGTGATTAACTTCTCTTTTACCATTTCACAAGCGATTCGCACAGCTGCAACACCAGTCCGCTTCCCGTTCCGCGTCTGAAGCATGAAGACCTTGCCGTTCTCTATCGTAAACTCAAAGTCCTGCATCTCGCGGAAATGTTTCTCAAGAATGGTGCGAATCTCCTGTAGTTCTCGATACGCCTTGGGCATTTGAATCTTTAACTTTTCAACAGGCTCAGGCGTGCGCACTCCAGCTACAACGTCCTCTCCCTGTGCATTGACGAGATATTCGCCATAAAAAACCTTCTCCCCAGTCGCAGGATCTCGTGTAAAGGCGACGCCCGAGGCGCTTTCGTTGCCGGTATTACCGAAGACCATCGCCTGCACATTTACTGCTGTGCCCCACTCATGGGGAATGCCATATTTTCTGCGGTAAACAATTGCTCGATCATTATTCCATGAGCCAAAAACTGCTCCGATCGCACCATAGAGCTGCTCCATGGGATCACTGGGAAAGTCGCGGCCAGTTCGTTCTCGCACTAGATTTTTAAATCGTGCAACAAGCTCTTTTAGCGCGGCAACATCAAGCTCATTATCCTTAGCATGGGGATTTCCCAAGAGATCCCGTTTCACACTTTCAATCACAGTCTCAAACGGCTCATGATCCTCCCCAGGGCGTTTCTGCACTCCCATTACGACGTCCCCATACATCTGGATAAACCGCCGATAACAGTCATACGCGAACCGTTCATTATTACTAATCGTCGCCAGCCCCACAACCGTCTCGTCATTCAATCCTAAATTCAAAATAGTATCCATCATGCCTGGCATCGAATCTCGTGCTCCAGAACGCACAGCGACCAGCAGCGGATTACTTGTGCTGCCAAACTTCTTCCCAAGGCTCTTCTCCATTTTGCTCAAGGCTTCCTCAACCTGAGCTTTTAGCGTAGGCGGATAAGTGCGATTGTTAGCGTAATAATAGGTGCAGACCTCTGTAGTAATCGTGAAACCCGGAGGCACAGGCAGACCAATTCGCGTCATCTCCGCTAAGTTCGCTCCCTTCCCTCCAAGCAACGCCTTCATCGATCCATCGCCGTCCGCTCGTCCGTCACCCCATGAATACACATATTTGATGGCTTTCCTACCAGTAGTGGCTGTTCCAGCGCTGGACTTTCCTCTTTTTCCGCCAGAAGCTACTTTCAAAGACAGGTTGGATTGTAAACGTGACTTAGTAGACGATTTTTTAAGTGCCATAGAATTTCAAAAGTTTAGTGAAGCGGAGATTGCCGCGAAGATTCGGGGCGTCAAGGATTAAACAACATTCGCCTCCCCAAGAGCTCTCGTTTTACAATTGGTAACGAGCCCGCTGGCGCAGCCGTAGAGCTTGCAAGCGGATAAACCCTCCTGCATCCCTTTGATCATAAGCTCCCTCGTCCGCTTCCATAGTAGCTATCTTAGGATTATATAAAGAGAAGACACTTTTTCGACCGACGGTAATCACATTCCCCTTATAAAGCTTCAGTCGCACCGTCCCAGAAACCTTTTCTTGAGATTGATCAATTGCCGCTTGCAAAAATTCCCGCTCCGGAGCAAACCAAAATCCATAGTAAATCATCTCCGCATAACGCGGAATCAGACTATCTCGCAAATGCATCACTTCTCGATCCAATGTTAAAGTCTCAATCTGCCGATGTGCATGCATTAAAATCGTGCCTCCCGGCGTCTCATACACCCCGCGGGATTTCATCCCGACGAAACGATTTTCAACAATATCCACTCTTCCAATTCCATGCTTGCCCCCAAGTTTATTGAGCGTTTGGAGCACTCCTGCAGGACTGAGCGCTACCCCATTTACCGCTACACAATTCCCTTTTTCAAACGTCAATTCCACATATTCAGGCTCATCTGGGGCTTCCTCTGGAGACACTGTCAACACAAACATATCCCGCGGCGGTTCAGCCCAAGGATCCTCTAAAATCCCGCTTTCAAAGCTGATATGCAGCAAATTTCGATCCGTCGAATACGGCTTCTCAGCCGTCACCGAGACCGGGATTCCGTGTTCCTTCGCATAAGCAATCAAATCACTACGCCCTTTAAAATCCCACTCTCTCCAAGGGGCGATTACTTGCAAGTCCGGCGCCAAAGCTGCAAATGTCAGCTCAAAACGCACCTGATCATTCCCCTTCCCTGTCGCCCCGTGCGCCACGGCTGAAGCCCCTTCACTTCGCGCAATCTCCACCTGCCGCTTAGCGATCAGGGGCCTAGCTATACTCGTCCCTAGGTAGTATTGCCCCTCATAAACAGCATTTGCCCGAATCATTGGGAAAATAAAGTCTCGCGCAAATTCCTCCCGCAGATCATCAATGAAACATTTACTCGCCCCAGTAGAAAGCGCTTTAGCTTCAAGTCCCTCCAATTCCTCTTCCTGCCCGATATCCGCACAAAACGCAATCACCTCCGCTTGATACCGCTCTTTGAGCCATTTCAAAATCACTGACGTATCCAATCCTCCCGAGTAAGCTACGACTATTTTCATAAGAAACATTGCGCCTCTAGCGTAAAATCA
Proteins encoded in this window:
- the gap gene encoding type I glyceraldehyde-3-phosphate dehydrogenase, with product MMKIAINGFGRIGRLVFRAIVEQGLLGKTLDVVAVNDLVPADNLAYLLKYDSTQGKFQGSVSSEKSSASAAEDDILVVNGHKIRCLAIKEGPSALPWKELGVELVVESTGLFTDAEKAKGHITAGAKKVIISAPAKGEDITIVMGVNHEKYDPSKHHIISNASCTTNCLAPMVHVLLKEGFGIDEGLMTTVHSYTATQKTVDGPSKKDWKGGRTAAINIIPSTTGAAKAVGLVCPEVKGKLTGMAFRVPTPTVSVVDLTVKTTRETSYKEICAAMKRASETYLKGILAYTEDEVVSTDFIHDTHSSIFDAGSGIELNSRFFKLISWYDNEWGYSNRCVDLIRHILNKA
- the ppdK gene encoding pyruvate, phosphate dikinase, which codes for MKVASGGKRGKSSAGTATTGRKAIKYVYSWGDGRADGDGSMKALLGGKGANLAEMTRIGLPVPPGFTITTEVCTYYYANNRTYPPTLKAQVEEALSKMEKSLGKKFGSTSNPLLVAVRSGARDSMPGMMDTILNLGLNDETVVGLATISNNERFAYDCYRRFIQMYGDVVMGVQKRPGEDHEPFETVIESVKRDLLGNPHAKDNELDVAALKELVARFKNLVRERTGRDFPSDPMEQLYGAIGAVFGSWNNDRAIVYRRKYGIPHEWGTAVNVQAMVFGNTGNESASGVAFTRDPATGEKVFYGEYLVNAQGEDVVAGVRTPEPVEKLKIQMPKAYRELQEIRTILEKHFREMQDFEFTIENGKVFMLQTRNGKRTGVAAVRIACEMVKEKLITPDEAIERIPADSLTQLLAPVFDREARRKATLIATGLPAGPGAASGRIYFNASEAEAAHQRGEKVLLVRVETSPEDIRGMLAAEGILTARGGVSSHAALVARQMGKVCVCGCGSLRIDYDKQTLSVGDLVFHKGDYISIDGTTGEVFSGEVKTAPSEIVQVLIDKSLSPKESLIYRYFDQIMKWADKHRRLGIRTNADQPDQAEIAVAFGAEGIGLCRTEHMFFEGDRIDAMREMILATDKSAREAALAKLLPLQRNDFVGIFRALQGRPATIRLIDPPLHEFLPHTKEQQLDLSKKIGMDVEVIMKRVAELHEFNPMLGHRGCRLGIVYPEITAMQARAIFEAAIQVQKEGIRVKPEIMIPLVGFPKELELQVEIVHNVARVVQEENKGVKLSYQVGTMIEIPRACVVADQIAKTAEFFSFGTNDLTQTTLGMSRDDSGSFLPYYIEAEIVKQNPFASIDEAGVGELMRLAVENGRKTRPDIKLGICGEHGGDPSSVKFCHRLGLSYVSCSPYRVPVARLAAAQAALAEKKAGLISKSKKN
- a CDS encoding argininosuccinate synthase, whose translation is MKIVVAYSGGLDTSVILKWLKERYQAEVIAFCADIGQEEELEGLEAKALSTGASKCFIDDLREEFARDFIFPMIRANAVYEGQYYLGTSIARPLIAKRQVEIARSEGASAVAHGATGKGNDQVRFELTFAALAPDLQVIAPWREWDFKGRSDLIAYAKEHGIPVSVTAEKPYSTDRNLLHISFESGILEDPWAEPPRDMFVLTVSPEEAPDEPEYVELTFEKGNCVAVNGVALSPAGVLQTLNKLGGKHGIGRVDIVENRFVGMKSRGVYETPGGTILMHAHRQIETLTLDREVMHLRDSLIPRYAEMIYYGFWFAPEREFLQAAIDQSQEKVSGTVRLKLYKGNVITVGRKSVFSLYNPKIATMEADEGAYDQRDAGGFIRLQALRLRQRARYQL